A single window of Candidatus Ozemobacteraceae bacterium DNA harbors:
- a CDS encoding NfeD family protein: MDGMFWLEVLLVTTLLGKCFTMFVFPRVLSRWLALNHKMTSEEGYVAAPDLSSLLGCEGVAATDLRPSGKADFDGRKLDVTTRQGFLKKGSRIKVIECCAGSLYVEETGGPDRESARP; this comes from the coding sequence ATGGACGGGATGTTCTGGCTCGAGGTCCTACTCGTCACGACGCTTCTGGGAAAATGCTTCACCATGTTCGTCTTTCCCCGCGTCCTGTCGCGCTGGCTTGCCCTCAATCACAAGATGACGAGCGAAGAGGGCTACGTGGCCGCTCCCGATCTGTCTTCCCTTCTGGGATGCGAAGGCGTCGCGGCCACGGACCTCCGGCCGTCAGGGAAAGCCGATTTCGATGGGCGGAAGCTGGATGTCACGACCCGACAAGGGTTTCTGAAGAAGGGCAGTCGCATCAAGGTCATCGAGTGCTGCGCAGGGAGCCTGTACGTAGAGGAAACCGGCGGTCCCGATCGGGAATCGGCCCGCCCCTGA
- a CDS encoding outer membrane lipoprotein-sorting protein produces the protein MKRLWFAGILVAAVMFFGQSLWAMTADEVLQGVEDRYVGKTSKADTDMVLISADGGKRTRKLDIYRQKADNDNKDNFIHFLSPADIKDTTYLVNEKNRQREKRIYLSAMKNIRRIVSDDYGMAFVSSDFTYEDMDDIHASDYACSNLREEKLGEEAVWVIDTVKKDGKTSYAKTNLYVSKDKMVILKAVMYDKKNPEKAIKEMVASNLEKIQDIWTPRLVEMKDLRKNTSTQLKINDIKYDIQLDAETFSERNMKKS, from the coding sequence ATGAAACGGTTGTGGTTCGCTGGAATCCTGGTCGCGGCTGTGATGTTCTTCGGACAAAGCCTCTGGGCCATGACGGCCGACGAGGTGCTGCAGGGCGTCGAGGACCGGTACGTCGGCAAAACATCGAAGGCCGACACCGACATGGTACTGATCTCCGCCGACGGCGGCAAGCGGACCCGCAAGCTCGACATCTACCGGCAGAAGGCCGACAACGACAACAAGGACAACTTCATCCACTTCCTGTCGCCGGCCGACATCAAGGACACGACCTACCTCGTGAACGAGAAGAACCGCCAGCGCGAAAAGCGCATCTACCTCTCGGCGATGAAGAACATCCGGCGCATCGTTTCCGACGATTACGGCATGGCCTTCGTTTCCAGCGACTTCACCTACGAAGATATGGATGACATCCACGCCTCCGACTACGCCTGCTCGAACCTGCGCGAGGAAAAGCTTGGCGAGGAGGCCGTCTGGGTCATCGACACCGTGAAGAAAGACGGCAAGACCAGCTACGCGAAGACCAACCTCTATGTCTCGAAAGACAAGATGGTCATCCTGAAAGCCGTCATGTACGACAAGAAAAACCCCGAAAAGGCGATCAAGGAAATGGTCGCGTCGAATCTCGAGAAGATCCAGGACATCTGGACGCCCAGGCTGGTCGAGATGAAGGACTTGCGCAAGAACACCTCGACCCAGCTCAAGATCAACGACATCAAATACGACATCCAGCTTGACGCCGAAACCTTCAGCGAACGCAACATGAAGAAAAGCTGA